A genomic region of Caulobacter vibrioides contains the following coding sequences:
- the higA gene encoding type II toxin-antitoxin system antitoxin HigA: MVELVRFDPVEEIDDAEAVAVFLADAFDTGDADYIQHMLGLIARSKGMAEVAEKAGLGRESLYKALKDGASPRFDTILRVVHALGLKLALVSATEANFAEDADDEAAA, from the coding sequence ATGGTTGAACTGGTTCGCTTTGACCCTGTCGAAGAGATCGACGACGCCGAGGCGGTCGCCGTGTTTCTGGCCGACGCCTTCGATACGGGCGACGCCGACTATATCCAGCACATGCTGGGGCTGATCGCTCGCTCCAAGGGGATGGCCGAGGTCGCCGAGAAAGCCGGCTTGGGGCGCGAGAGCCTCTACAAGGCGCTGAAAGACGGCGCTTCGCCGCGTTTCGACACGATCTTGCGTGTGGTCCATGCCTTGGGGCTGAAGTTGGCCCTGGTCAGCGCGACCGAGGCCAATTTCGCCGAAGACGCGGACGACGAAGCCGCCGCCTGA
- a CDS encoding type II toxin-antitoxin system RelE/ParE family toxin, with product MIEIVETVAFRAWRAGLRDAKGRRAISTRLARLAQGLFGDFRTVGEGVGELRIHVGPGYRLYFVRRGDVLIILLHGGDKGAQARDIEKAKMIARSL from the coding sequence ATGATCGAGATCGTAGAAACCGTTGCGTTCAGGGCTTGGCGCGCCGGCTTGCGAGACGCGAAAGGGCGGCGGGCGATTTCCACCCGGCTGGCGCGTCTGGCTCAGGGGCTGTTTGGAGATTTTCGGACAGTCGGCGAGGGCGTTGGCGAACTGAGAATCCATGTCGGACCGGGCTATCGGCTCTATTTTGTCCGACGCGGCGATGTGTTGATCATTCTCCTGCACGGCGGCGACAAGGGGGCCCAGGCAAGGGACATCGAAAAAGCCAAGATGATCGCGAGAAGTCTTTGA
- the ctrA gene encoding response regulator transcription factor CtrA — protein sequence MRVLLIEDDSATAQTIELMLKSEGFNVYTTDLGEEGVDLGKIYDYDLILLDLNLPDMSGIDVLRTLRVAKINTPIMILSGSSEIDTKVKTFAGGADDYMTKPFHKDEMIARIHAVVRRSKGHAQSVIKTGDIVVNLDAKTVEVNGNRVHLTGKEYQMLELLSLRKGTTLTKEMFLNHLYGGMDEPELKIIDVFICKLRKKLAASAHGKHHIETVWGRGYVLRDPNEQVNAA from the coding sequence ATGCGCGTACTGTTGATCGAGGATGACAGCGCGACGGCGCAGACCATCGAACTGATGCTGAAGTCTGAAGGCTTCAACGTCTATACGACGGATCTGGGTGAAGAAGGCGTCGATCTGGGCAAGATCTACGACTACGATCTTATCCTGCTCGACCTCAATCTTCCGGACATGAGCGGCATCGATGTTCTGCGCACCCTGCGGGTCGCGAAGATCAACACGCCGATCATGATCCTGTCGGGCTCGTCGGAAATCGACACCAAGGTCAAGACCTTCGCCGGCGGCGCCGACGACTACATGACCAAGCCGTTCCACAAGGACGAAATGATCGCCCGCATCCACGCGGTGGTCCGTCGTTCGAAGGGTCACGCTCAGTCGGTCATCAAGACCGGCGACATCGTGGTCAACCTGGACGCCAAGACGGTGGAAGTGAACGGCAACCGCGTTCACCTGACCGGCAAGGAGTACCAGATGCTGGAGCTCCTCTCCCTGCGCAAGGGCACGACCCTGACCAAGGAAATGTTCCTGAACCACCTGTACGGTGGCATGGACGAGCCGGAACTGAAGATCATCGACGTCTTCATCTGCAAGCTGCGCAAGAAGCTGGCCGCTTCGGCGCACGGCAAGCACCACATTGAGACGGTCTGGGGCCGCGGCTATGTGCTGCGCGACCCGAACGAGCAGGTCAACGCCGCCTGA
- a CDS encoding alpha/beta hydrolase family protein, translating into MSLRALFAAASLAVAAFASPALADNAGFMVLRQPRAEGPPVEVGIWYPTKTTPAFMPLGSWGHTVAAGAPVAGEALPLIVMSHGNGGFFGGHADTAQALAEAGFVVAALTHPGDNYKDQSRATAMADRPAALSALIGWMLEASPLKAKLDPAKVGAFGFSSGGFTVLAAAGGKPDLGLVPAHCQAHPNDYACKLSAGRPIPADVLTAPWVHDPRIKAVVSAAPALGFAFGKDGLKGITAPVQLWKAADDEILPGDAYAEFVHRNLKRKHDYRVVKGARHFDFLTPCETAPVGGTQMLCASAPGFDRKAFHQTFNTEVVRFFSHQLVAPAKAAPKG; encoded by the coding sequence ATGTCGCTTCGTGCTCTTTTCGCCGCCGCCAGCCTCGCCGTCGCCGCTTTCGCCTCGCCCGCGCTCGCCGACAACGCCGGCTTCATGGTGCTGCGCCAGCCCCGCGCCGAGGGCCCGCCGGTCGAGGTCGGGATCTGGTATCCGACCAAGACCACGCCCGCCTTCATGCCGCTGGGCTCGTGGGGCCACACGGTCGCCGCCGGCGCGCCGGTCGCCGGCGAGGCCCTGCCGCTGATCGTCATGTCGCACGGCAACGGCGGCTTCTTCGGCGGTCACGCCGACACCGCCCAGGCGCTGGCGGAAGCCGGCTTCGTGGTCGCCGCCCTCACCCATCCCGGCGACAACTACAAGGACCAGAGCCGCGCCACCGCCATGGCCGACCGCCCCGCCGCCCTGTCGGCCCTGATCGGCTGGATGCTGGAGGCCTCGCCGCTGAAGGCCAAGCTGGACCCGGCCAAGGTCGGCGCCTTCGGCTTCTCCTCGGGCGGCTTCACGGTGCTGGCGGCCGCCGGCGGCAAGCCGGACCTGGGACTTGTTCCCGCCCACTGCCAGGCCCACCCCAACGACTATGCCTGCAAGCTCAGCGCCGGCCGTCCGATCCCCGCCGACGTGCTGACCGCCCCTTGGGTTCACGATCCGCGCATCAAGGCCGTGGTCTCGGCCGCCCCAGCCTTGGGCTTTGCGTTCGGCAAAGACGGGCTGAAAGGGATCACCGCGCCGGTGCAGCTGTGGAAGGCGGCCGATGACGAGATCCTGCCGGGCGACGCCTATGCCGAGTTCGTGCACCGCAACCTCAAGCGCAAGCACGACTACCGCGTCGTGAAGGGCGCCCGGCACTTCGACTTCCTCACCCCCTGCGAGACCGCGCCCGTGGGCGGGACCCAGATGCTGTGCGCCAGCGCGCCCGGCTTTGACCGCAAGGCGTTCCACCAGACGTTCAACACCGAGGTCGTGCGCTTCTTCAGCCACCAATTGGTCGCACCCGCAAAGGCGGCTCCGAAGGGCTGA
- the fliI gene encoding flagellar protein export ATPase FliI — translation MRSLIAAVERIDPLTIYGRVAAVNGLLIEVRGGLTRLAVGARVEIERFGQKPLPAEVVGFRETRALLMPFGPVEGVGPGAEIRIVPEGAVVRPTKAWLGRIINAFGEPIDGLGPLPQGEVPYPLKTAPPPAHARGRVGERLDLGVRSMNVFTTTCRGQRLGIFAGSGVGKSVLLSMLAKEATCDAVVVGLIGERGREVREFVEETLGEEGLRRAVVVVATSDEPALTRRQAAYMTLAISEFMRDQDQEVLCLMDSVTRFAMAQREIGLAAGEPPTTKGYTPTVFTELPKLLERAGPGPIRPDGTTAAPITALFTVLVDGDDHNEPIADATRGILDGHIVMERAIAERGRFPAINVLKSISRTMPGCQHPHERDIVKGARQVMSAYSNMEELIRIGAYRAGADPVVDRAIRLNPAIEAFLSQDKEEATSLDDSFGMLGQILQSEY, via the coding sequence TTGCGTAGCCTCATCGCCGCCGTCGAACGTATCGATCCGCTGACCATCTATGGTCGGGTGGCCGCGGTGAACGGGCTGCTGATCGAGGTGCGCGGCGGCCTGACCCGCCTGGCCGTCGGCGCGCGGGTCGAGATCGAGCGTTTCGGCCAAAAGCCCCTGCCCGCCGAGGTGGTCGGCTTCCGCGAGACCCGCGCCCTGCTCATGCCCTTCGGCCCCGTCGAGGGCGTGGGTCCGGGCGCGGAGATCCGCATCGTGCCGGAAGGGGCCGTGGTTCGCCCGACCAAGGCGTGGCTCGGCCGGATCATCAACGCCTTCGGCGAGCCGATCGACGGCCTGGGTCCGCTGCCGCAGGGCGAGGTCCCCTATCCGCTGAAGACCGCCCCGCCGCCGGCCCACGCCCGGGGCCGGGTGGGCGAGCGCCTGGATCTGGGCGTGCGGTCGATGAACGTCTTCACCACCACCTGCCGGGGCCAGCGCCTGGGCATCTTCGCCGGCTCGGGCGTCGGCAAGTCGGTGCTGCTGTCGATGCTGGCCAAGGAGGCCACCTGCGACGCCGTCGTGGTCGGCCTGATCGGCGAGCGGGGCCGCGAGGTGCGTGAGTTCGTCGAGGAGACGCTGGGCGAGGAAGGCCTGCGCCGCGCCGTCGTCGTCGTGGCCACCTCGGACGAGCCGGCCCTGACCCGCCGCCAGGCCGCCTACATGACCCTGGCGATCAGCGAGTTCATGCGCGACCAGGATCAAGAGGTGCTGTGCCTGATGGACTCGGTCACCCGCTTCGCCATGGCCCAGCGCGAGATCGGTCTGGCCGCCGGCGAGCCGCCGACCACCAAGGGCTATACGCCCACCGTCTTCACCGAACTGCCCAAGCTTCTGGAGCGCGCGGGGCCGGGACCGATCCGTCCCGACGGCACCACCGCCGCCCCGATCACGGCCCTGTTCACGGTGCTGGTCGACGGCGATGACCACAACGAGCCGATCGCCGACGCCACGCGCGGTATCCTGGACGGCCACATCGTCATGGAGCGCGCCATCGCCGAGCGCGGCCGCTTCCCGGCCATCAATGTTTTGAAGTCGATCAGCCGGACCATGCCGGGCTGCCAGCACCCGCACGAGCGCGACATCGTCAAGGGCGCGCGCCAGGTGATGTCGGCCTATTCGAACATGGAAGAACTGATCCGCATCGGCGCCTATCGCGCCGGGGCCGACCCCGTGGTCGACCGCGCCATCCGCCTGAACCCGGCGATCGAGGCTTTCCTCAGCCAGGATAAGGAAGAAGCAACCAGTCTCGATGACTCTTTCGGGATGCTGGGCCAGATCCTGCAGAGTGAGTACTGA
- the fliJ gene encoding flagella biosynthesis chaperone FliJ, giving the protein MTKWAASLIRISNHEVETLQKRLAEITERRMAAEMRVTLLDAEAEAEAKNAEGDPSAGWYMIGYREGHKRRRADMLVQIEQCQQEEAGARDALSEAFENLKKYEHVAEQAKILAAKKLNAFESAQMDELSIRRAAVGGR; this is encoded by the coding sequence GTGACCAAGTGGGCCGCCTCTCTGATCCGGATCTCCAACCACGAGGTCGAGACGCTGCAAAAGCGTCTGGCCGAGATCACCGAACGGCGCATGGCCGCCGAGATGCGCGTCACCCTGCTGGACGCCGAGGCCGAGGCCGAGGCCAAGAACGCCGAGGGCGACCCCTCGGCCGGCTGGTACATGATCGGCTACCGCGAGGGCCACAAGCGCCGCCGCGCCGACATGCTGGTCCAGATCGAGCAGTGCCAGCAGGAAGAAGCCGGCGCGCGCGACGCGCTGTCCGAGGCCTTCGAGAACCTCAAGAAATACGAGCACGTCGCCGAGCAGGCCAAGATCCTGGCCGCCAAGAAGCTGAACGCCTTCGAGTCCGCCCAGATGGACGAACTCAGCATCCGCCGCGCCGCCGTCGGCGGTCGGTAG
- a CDS encoding M23 family metallopeptidase, with the protein MQEFDPRRSATRWAPRVFTAVAGLLALGLGWKLTAGDAAAPLAKAPLDPAALVALQHIAFASAEAQPGFERPENIEVKVRPGETLQGAVQRTGVAPEEARQVVATLQGAIDTVNIKAGMAFEAAVAQRRSQRGPARLVGLSMRTSPSSTLTVSRTFDGALRLREMEEEVRDEQQVACGEMNGSFYESVANVGGTPAVISQAAKLFSHKIDFSRDIKEGDRFCLIFDRKVTESGRTIEAGDLEYAEVKGQKFYAFDRRGEDGKSQFFDETGKNIKGFLLRTPVDGARITSKFGLRRHPILGYNRAHQGVDFGAGTGTPILAAGDGVVLEARRWAGYGNWLRIRHSGQWDTGYAHISRYAKGIKPGTRVRQGQVVAYVGSTGMSSGPHLHYEVWLKGQRVNPIGAKVPQGTILAGAELASFKSQKARVDRMLAEGGAPVSGEDTPKLASADIQKAKLSLR; encoded by the coding sequence ATGCAAGAATTCGATCCACGACGTAGCGCCACGCGCTGGGCGCCGCGTGTTTTCACCGCGGTCGCCGGCCTGCTGGCTCTGGGCCTGGGCTGGAAGCTGACCGCCGGCGACGCCGCGGCCCCGCTCGCCAAGGCTCCGCTTGATCCCGCCGCCCTCGTGGCCCTGCAGCACATCGCCTTCGCCAGCGCCGAGGCTCAGCCCGGCTTTGAACGTCCTGAAAACATCGAGGTGAAGGTCCGCCCCGGCGAGACCCTGCAGGGCGCAGTGCAGCGCACCGGCGTCGCGCCCGAAGAGGCCCGTCAGGTCGTGGCCACGCTGCAAGGCGCCATCGACACCGTCAACATCAAGGCCGGCATGGCCTTCGAGGCCGCCGTCGCCCAGCGCCGCAGCCAGCGGGGCCCCGCGCGTCTGGTCGGCCTGTCGATGCGCACCAGCCCGTCCTCGACCCTGACCGTCTCGCGCACCTTCGACGGCGCCCTGCGCCTGCGCGAGATGGAAGAAGAGGTCCGCGACGAGCAGCAGGTGGCCTGCGGCGAGATGAACGGCTCGTTCTACGAGAGCGTGGCCAATGTCGGCGGCACCCCGGCGGTGATCAGCCAGGCGGCCAAGCTGTTCTCGCACAAGATCGACTTCTCGCGCGACATCAAGGAAGGCGACCGCTTCTGCCTGATCTTCGATCGCAAGGTCACCGAGAGCGGCCGCACCATCGAGGCCGGCGACCTGGAATACGCCGAGGTTAAGGGCCAGAAGTTCTACGCCTTCGATCGGCGCGGGGAGGACGGCAAGAGCCAGTTCTTCGACGAGACCGGCAAGAACATCAAAGGCTTCCTGCTGCGTACGCCGGTCGACGGCGCGCGGATCACCTCGAAGTTCGGCCTGCGTCGCCACCCGATCCTGGGCTACAACCGCGCTCACCAGGGCGTCGACTTCGGGGCCGGCACCGGCACGCCGATCCTGGCCGCCGGCGACGGCGTCGTGCTGGAGGCGCGCCGCTGGGCCGGCTATGGCAACTGGCTGCGCATCCGCCATTCGGGCCAGTGGGACACCGGCTATGCGCACATCTCGCGCTACGCCAAGGGCATCAAGCCGGGGACGCGGGTGCGTCAGGGCCAGGTCGTGGCCTATGTCGGCTCCACGGGCATGTCGTCGGGCCCGCACCTGCACTACGAGGTCTGGCTGAAGGGGCAGCGGGTCAATCCGATCGGCGCCAAGGTGCCGCAGGGCACCATCCTGGCGGGCGCCGAACTGGCCTCGTTCAAGTCGCAGAAGGCCCGCGTCGACCGCATGCTGGCCGAGGGCGGCGCGCCCGTCAGTGGCGAGGACACCCCCAAGCTGGCCAGCGCCGACATCCAGAAGGCCAAGCTCAGCCTGCGGTAG
- the katG gene encoding catalase/peroxidase HPI, with protein MMETPARRNTPMDAKVEDNIAGQCPMGHGRGRANRDWWPQNLRLEGLNQHSPRSNPMGEAFDYAEAFKSLDLNAVVNDLHALMTDSQDWWPADFGHYGGLFIRLAWHSAGTYRITDGRGGAGGGQQRFAPLNSWPDNANLDKARRLLWPIKQKYGAKLSWADLYVLVGNVALESMGFKTFGFAGGRADQWEPEELYWGPEGSWLGDERYSGERELDSPLGAVQMGLIYVNPEGPNGNPDPLASARDIRETFARMAMNDEETVALIAGGHTFGKTHGAGDPSLIGPEPEGGAIEDQGLGWKSKYGTGKGADAITGGPEVIWTQTPTRWSNHYFDNLFKFEWELTESPAGAKQWQAKNAPADIPDAFDPSKTHAPRMLTSDLALRFDPAYEKISRRFYENPDQFADAFARAWFKLTHRDMGPIGRYLGPLVPKEELIWQDPIPPVDHPLVDDQDIAELKAKILATGLSVSELVSTAWASASTYRKSDKRGGANGARVRLAPQKDWAVNNPPVLAKVLSVLEGVQQAFNASAGRGKKISLADLIVLGGAAAIEKAAKDAGSSVTVPFAPGRMDASAEQTDAHSFEALEPRSDGFRNYRGPGKHYMAPEEALVDRAQLLGLSGPEMTVLVGGLRVLDANAGGSKDGVFTDRPGVLTNDFFVNLLSMGTTWSPTAANAFAGHDRTSSEPRWTATRVDLIFGSHAEMRAFAEVYACADAQEKFVCDFVTAWNKVMNADRLDLAA; from the coding sequence GTGATGGAAACACCTGCGCGGAGGAACACACCAATGGACGCCAAGGTCGAAGACAATATCGCGGGCCAATGCCCGATGGGCCACGGTCGTGGTCGCGCCAATCGTGATTGGTGGCCGCAGAACCTGCGCCTGGAAGGCCTGAACCAGCATTCGCCGCGCTCCAATCCCATGGGCGAGGCGTTCGATTACGCCGAGGCGTTCAAGAGCCTCGACCTCAACGCGGTCGTCAACGACCTGCACGCCCTGATGACCGACAGCCAGGACTGGTGGCCGGCCGACTTTGGTCACTACGGCGGCCTGTTCATTCGCCTGGCCTGGCACAGCGCCGGCACCTATCGCATCACCGACGGTCGCGGCGGCGCGGGCGGCGGGCAGCAGCGCTTCGCCCCGCTCAACAGCTGGCCGGACAACGCCAACCTCGACAAGGCCCGCCGCCTGCTGTGGCCGATCAAGCAGAAGTACGGCGCCAAACTGTCGTGGGCCGACCTCTATGTGCTGGTCGGCAACGTCGCCCTGGAGTCGATGGGCTTCAAGACGTTCGGCTTCGCCGGCGGTCGCGCCGACCAGTGGGAGCCCGAGGAGCTGTACTGGGGTCCCGAAGGTTCGTGGCTGGGCGACGAGCGCTACAGCGGCGAGCGCGAGCTGGATTCGCCCCTGGGCGCGGTCCAGATGGGCCTCATCTACGTCAATCCCGAAGGCCCGAACGGCAACCCCGATCCGCTGGCCTCGGCGCGCGACATCCGCGAGACCTTCGCCCGCATGGCGATGAACGACGAAGAGACCGTGGCGCTGATCGCCGGCGGCCACACCTTCGGCAAGACGCACGGCGCGGGTGATCCGTCCCTCATCGGTCCCGAGCCGGAAGGCGGCGCGATCGAGGACCAGGGCCTGGGCTGGAAGAGCAAGTACGGCACGGGCAAGGGCGCCGACGCCATCACCGGCGGTCCGGAAGTGATCTGGACCCAGACGCCGACGCGCTGGAGCAACCACTACTTCGACAACCTGTTCAAGTTCGAGTGGGAGCTGACCGAAAGCCCGGCCGGCGCCAAGCAGTGGCAGGCCAAGAACGCCCCGGCCGACATCCCGGACGCGTTTGACCCGAGCAAGACGCACGCGCCGCGCATGCTGACGAGCGATCTGGCCCTGCGCTTTGATCCGGCCTACGAAAAGATCTCGCGCCGGTTCTACGAGAACCCGGACCAGTTCGCCGACGCCTTCGCCCGCGCCTGGTTCAAGCTGACCCACCGCGACATGGGTCCGATCGGCCGCTATCTGGGCCCGCTGGTCCCCAAGGAAGAGCTGATCTGGCAGGACCCGATCCCGCCGGTCGACCACCCGCTGGTCGACGATCAGGACATCGCGGAGCTTAAGGCCAAGATCCTGGCCACCGGCCTGTCGGTGTCGGAACTGGTTTCGACCGCCTGGGCCTCGGCCTCGACCTATCGCAAGTCGGACAAGCGCGGCGGCGCCAATGGCGCCCGCGTTCGGCTGGCGCCGCAGAAGGATTGGGCGGTCAACAACCCGCCGGTCCTGGCCAAGGTGCTGTCGGTCCTCGAGGGCGTCCAGCAGGCGTTCAACGCCAGCGCCGGTCGCGGCAAGAAGATCTCGCTGGCCGATCTGATCGTGCTGGGCGGCGCGGCGGCCATCGAGAAGGCGGCCAAGGACGCCGGCAGCAGCGTCACGGTGCCGTTCGCGCCGGGCCGCATGGACGCCTCGGCCGAACAGACCGACGCCCACTCGTTCGAGGCCCTGGAACCGCGCTCGGACGGCTTCCGCAACTATCGCGGCCCGGGCAAGCACTACATGGCCCCGGAAGAGGCCCTGGTCGACCGCGCCCAGCTTCTGGGCCTGTCTGGTCCGGAAATGACGGTTCTGGTCGGCGGCCTGCGCGTGCTGGACGCCAACGCCGGCGGCTCCAAGGACGGGGTGTTCACCGACCGCCCCGGCGTGCTGACCAACGACTTCTTCGTCAACCTGCTCAGCATGGGCACGACCTGGAGCCCGACGGCGGCCAACGCCTTCGCCGGTCATGACCGCACGTCGAGCGAGCCGCGCTGGACGGCGACCCGCGTCGACCTGATCTTCGGCTCCCACGCCGAAATGCGGGCCTTCGCCGAGGTCTATGCCTGCGCCGACGCGCAAGAGAAGTTCGTCTGCGACTTCGTCACCGCCTGGAACAAGGTGATGAACGCCGACCGCCTGGATCTAGCGGCTTAG
- a CDS encoding endo-1,4-beta-xylanase yields MDLTRRAAISSALALSACGPEASSAPIADTPLKSIATTPVGACVQRHQLDDPAFVDRLLRHYAQLTPEWEMKMEYILQDDGRFRFDRPDAIADFARRHGLRLYGHALIWYAQVMPAFAKLDGQGRRFADAYRNYILAVAGRYRGLAAGWDVVNEAVDDNGVDLRRSAWTDNLGVDEHMILAFHHAKEADPDAVLFINDYNLENNPTKRATFLRMVERLLKAGAPIGGIGTQSHLGLDFTPPGMCRIAMRDLASLGLPIHVSELDISFGDKPDLSRLPRLLTRQADLARELAQAYMDLPRTQRFAFSVWGVRDRDSWLRGANGERPWEHPLPLDDAGQPKPMFQALAEVLSG; encoded by the coding sequence ATGGATCTTACGAGAAGAGCCGCGATCAGCTCCGCCCTGGCGCTGAGCGCCTGCGGACCTGAAGCCAGCAGCGCCCCCATCGCCGACACGCCCCTGAAGTCGATCGCCACGACGCCGGTCGGCGCCTGCGTGCAGCGCCACCAGCTGGACGATCCGGCCTTCGTCGACCGCCTGCTCCGTCACTACGCCCAGCTCACGCCCGAGTGGGAAATGAAGATGGAGTACATCCTCCAGGACGACGGGCGCTTCCGGTTCGATCGCCCCGACGCCATCGCCGACTTCGCCCGCCGCCACGGCCTGCGGCTCTATGGCCACGCCTTGATCTGGTACGCCCAGGTCATGCCCGCCTTCGCCAAGCTGGACGGTCAGGGCCGGCGGTTCGCCGACGCCTATCGCAACTACATCCTGGCGGTCGCGGGCCGCTATCGGGGCCTGGCCGCCGGCTGGGACGTGGTCAATGAGGCGGTGGACGACAACGGCGTCGACCTGCGACGCTCGGCCTGGACCGACAATCTGGGCGTCGACGAGCACATGATCCTGGCGTTTCACCACGCCAAGGAGGCCGACCCCGACGCGGTGCTGTTCATCAACGACTACAATCTCGAGAACAATCCGACCAAGCGGGCGACCTTCCTGCGGATGGTCGAACGGCTGCTGAAGGCCGGCGCCCCGATCGGCGGCATCGGCACCCAGAGCCATCTGGGGCTAGACTTCACCCCGCCGGGGATGTGCCGGATCGCCATGCGCGACCTGGCCAGCCTTGGCCTGCCGATCCATGTCTCCGAGCTGGACATCTCCTTCGGCGACAAGCCCGACCTTTCCCGCCTGCCAAGGCTGCTGACCCGCCAGGCCGACCTCGCCCGCGAGCTGGCCCAGGCCTATATGGACCTGCCCCGCACGCAGCGGTTCGCCTTCAGCGTCTGGGGCGTGCGCGACCGGGACTCCTGGCTGCGCGGCGCGAACGGCGAGCGCCCCTGGGAGCACCCCCTGCCCCTCGACGACGCCGGCCAGCCCAAGCCGATGTTCCAGGCCCTGGCCGAGGTACTGTCGGGCTAG
- a CDS encoding LytTR family DNA-binding domain-containing protein, with protein MSADASKPPLLGTAREWTIDLSVAVVIGILLGLMGPFGSFFNDGPAVRVAYWVCSVAFGMVLFGTLTRLGAAGARRLGLPDWAALAPVILVGTVLLGAPLRLFAIAFWPGVIEAVPLAAWFGQCLAISTPLVVGSYVLRGRQAGEGPAPPAPALSLTSAPSEAAPSADVSHVLYLKMEDHYVRIRTEHGSRLEMGPLARVTAMLTGVEGLQTHRSWWVARRAIAGVERDGRNLRLRLVDGETAPVSRASVAKLRAAGWLADDAE; from the coding sequence ATGAGCGCAGACGCTTCCAAGCCGCCCCTGCTGGGCACGGCCCGCGAGTGGACGATCGACCTGTCGGTGGCCGTCGTCATCGGCATCCTGCTGGGCCTGATGGGGCCGTTCGGCAGCTTCTTCAACGACGGGCCGGCGGTGCGCGTCGCCTACTGGGTCTGCAGCGTCGCCTTTGGCATGGTGCTGTTTGGAACGCTCACACGCCTGGGGGCCGCCGGGGCGCGGCGGCTGGGGCTCCCGGACTGGGCGGCGCTTGCGCCCGTGATCCTGGTGGGGACGGTGCTTCTAGGCGCGCCTCTGCGGCTGTTCGCGATCGCCTTCTGGCCAGGCGTGATCGAAGCGGTGCCGCTGGCGGCGTGGTTTGGCCAGTGCCTGGCGATCTCGACCCCGCTGGTCGTGGGGTCCTACGTCCTGCGCGGGCGGCAGGCGGGGGAGGGGCCTGCTCCCCCGGCGCCCGCCCTGTCCCTGACCTCAGCGCCGTCGGAGGCGGCGCCGAGCGCAGACGTCAGTCACGTCCTCTATCTGAAGATGGAGGACCACTATGTCCGCATTCGCACCGAACACGGGTCGCGCCTCGAGATGGGGCCGCTGGCCAGGGTCACCGCGATGCTGACCGGGGTCGAGGGGCTGCAGACCCATCGCTCTTGGTGGGTGGCGCGGCGGGCGATTGCGGGCGTCGAGCGTGACGGTCGCAACCTGCGCCTGAGGCTGGTCGACGGCGAGACCGCGCCGGTCAGTCGCGCCTCGGTGGCCAAGCTGCGGGCGGCGGGCTGGCTGGCGGACGACGCCGAGTAA